A single genomic interval of Polaribacter vadi harbors:
- a CDS encoding YceI family protein — protein MKKIILSLVVFASVLTACKGEKKETVKTDEAKVVDVNVGELDNVDTTASVLHWEGTKPGGAHNGTVALQTGGLLINEGTLVGGEFIIDMSTITNKDLEGTEGAAKLEGHLKAPDFFDIETYPTSRFVITNAEKTATGYNVTGNLRIKDVTKSITIPANVSTEGGVTTLKSETFNINRADFNVKYGSKSFFDGLKDKFIDDLIAMSFEIKTKA, from the coding sequence ATGAAAAAAATAATTTTATCACTTGTAGTATTTGCATCAGTTTTAACTGCTTGTAAAGGAGAAAAGAAAGAAACAGTAAAAACTGACGAAGCAAAAGTTGTAGATGTAAACGTTGGTGAGTTAGATAACGTAGACACAACAGCATCTGTATTACATTGGGAAGGAACTAAACCAGGAGGCGCTCATAATGGAACTGTAGCTTTACAAACTGGAGGTTTACTTATAAATGAAGGAACTTTAGTTGGTGGTGAGTTTATTATTGACATGAGTACAATTACAAATAAAGATTTAGAAGGAACTGAAGGTGCAGCAAAATTAGAAGGACACTTAAAAGCACCAGATTTCTTTGATATAGAAACTTACCCAACATCTAGATTTGTAATTACAAATGCAGAAAAAACAGCAACAGGTTATAATGTAACAGGAAATTTAAGAATTAAAGATGTTACAAAAAGTATAACAATACCAGCAAATGTTTCTACAGAAGGTGGAGTTACTACTTTAAAAAGTGAAACGTTTAACATTAACAGAGCAGATTTTAACGTAAAATATGGTTCAAAATCTTTCTTTGATGGTTTAAAAGATAAATTTATTGATGATTTAATAGCAATGTCTTTCGAAATTAAAACAAAAGCATAG
- a CDS encoding metal-dependent hydrolase: MDSLTQIVLGAACGEAILGKKIGNKALLFGAIGGTIPDLDVFIGRLLYNNEIQAMAFHRGFMHSILFAFIGCFFFGWITYKLYNTGNRKDSTTLRNWILLFFWAIFTHPILDCFTPYGTQLFAPFSDYRVAFNNISVVDPLYTLPFLICIIILMFFKGNKPKRQIWLKAGIYISTAYMVLTIFNKFYMDAVFKKSFEKAGISYTRFTAQPTILNNILWYAVAETENEYHYAFYSLFDKSGLSKKIIKIEKKHDLIDMNDANLQTLAWFSNSYFKITKKEKIGTYKYIDLRYPPLNPDDANTSVFNFTLFNESDEWDILPFNGNPPNGEDFSKFIERLKGI; the protein is encoded by the coding sequence ATGGATTCGTTAACTCAAATTGTTTTAGGTGCTGCTTGTGGAGAGGCAATTCTTGGTAAAAAAATAGGAAATAAAGCGCTTTTGTTTGGAGCAATTGGAGGTACAATTCCAGATTTAGATGTTTTTATTGGGCGGTTATTATACAATAATGAAATACAGGCTATGGCTTTTCATAGAGGTTTTATGCACTCTATTTTATTCGCTTTTATTGGCTGTTTTTTCTTTGGATGGATTACTTACAAACTATACAATACTGGAAACAGGAAAGATTCAACCACACTAAGAAATTGGATTCTACTTTTCTTTTGGGCAATTTTTACACACCCAATTTTAGATTGTTTTACACCTTATGGAACGCAATTATTCGCGCCTTTCTCTGATTACAGAGTTGCATTTAATAATATTTCTGTGGTAGATCCTTTATACACATTACCATTTTTAATTTGTATAATTATTTTGATGTTTTTCAAAGGAAATAAACCTAAAAGACAAATTTGGTTAAAAGCAGGTATTTATATTAGCACTGCTTATATGGTTTTGACAATTTTTAATAAGTTTTATATGGATGCTGTTTTTAAAAAATCTTTTGAAAAAGCAGGAATTTCTTATACACGTTTTACAGCTCAACCCACAATTTTAAATAATATTTTATGGTATGCAGTTGCAGAAACTGAAAACGAATATCATTATGCTTTTTATTCGTTGTTTGATAAAAGTGGACTCTCAAAAAAGATTATCAAAATTGAAAAAAAGCACGATTTAATTGATATGAATGATGCTAATTTACAAACCCTTGCTTGGTTTAGTAATAGTTATTTTAAAATCACCAAAAAAGAAAAAATAGGCACTTATAAATATATCGATTTAAGGTATCCTCCTTTAAATCCTGATGATGCAAATACTTCCGTTTTTAACTTTACACTCTTTAATGAAAGTGATGAATGGGATATTTTACCTTTTAATGGAAATCCGCCAAATGGAGAGGATTTTAGCAAGTTTATTGAGCGTTTGAAAGGGATTTAG
- a CDS encoding DUF3857 domain-containing protein: MITRKFLKLYLLLLFNTLIGYSQNAELSAFSIPAELKENANAVVRNNSIEITIDDFDKMVVSEKKIVTVFNKLGNSDAGIYQHYNDDTKITDLSALIYDSFGNEIKKFKERDFLDVSAVDGATLYSDARVKYIDYKPVSYPYTLVFESEYKTSSTGFIPTWFPINGYYVSVENSSYTLKNPKSIPWRKKETNFEGFNIDKTDTDTELKYIIKKQMAYDYEDNSISSRDILPVAKVALDKFYLKGVYGEATNWQEFGQWMHKSLLEGRDVINEATKIKILDLVKEAKSPLEKAKIVYQFMQNKTRYISVQVGIGGWEPIAANQVDQVGYGDCKGLVNYTKALLDVVEVTSYYTVVYADEKRNLDKDFASIQGNHVILNIPNEGKDIWLECTSQTMPFGFLGDFTDDRDVLVITPEGGIIKRTAIYTDETNLQTTLGKIELTEKGDVIASLNRVSKGLQYDDKSYLDTFTEEELIKSYKSRTWSYNNNLEINAHRLKNDKENIVFTEDLEISIVNYASVNDTEYLFRVNIFNTENEIPKRYRDRVLPLKISSGYKDVDEYEIKFPENYKLNYTPQNKDLVTKFGSYKISFKIIDEQTISYKKEIIIKEGVYPKEDYKEYRSFRRSIAKSENLRIALTKI, translated from the coding sequence ATGATTACAAGAAAATTCCTCAAATTATACTTATTACTACTTTTTAATACTTTAATTGGCTATTCTCAAAACGCTGAGTTAAGTGCTTTTTCAATTCCTGCTGAATTAAAAGAAAATGCAAATGCTGTTGTTAGAAATAATTCCATAGAAATTACCATTGACGATTTTGATAAAATGGTGGTTTCTGAAAAAAAAATAGTTACTGTTTTCAATAAGTTGGGTAATTCAGATGCTGGGATTTATCAGCATTATAATGATGATACAAAAATTACAGATCTTTCTGCACTTATTTATGATAGTTTTGGAAACGAAATTAAAAAATTTAAAGAACGAGATTTTTTAGATGTAAGTGCTGTAGATGGTGCCACTTTATATTCAGATGCTAGAGTAAAATATATAGATTATAAACCAGTTTCATATCCTTACACGTTGGTTTTTGAAAGCGAATACAAAACATCATCAACAGGTTTTATTCCTACTTGGTTTCCAATAAATGGGTATTATGTGTCTGTAGAAAATAGTTCATACACTTTAAAGAATCCAAAATCAATTCCTTGGCGTAAAAAAGAAACAAATTTTGAGGGTTTTAATATCGATAAAACTGATACAGATACCGAGTTAAAGTACATCATAAAAAAACAAATGGCTTATGATTATGAAGATAATTCAATTTCATCTAGAGATATTCTACCAGTAGCAAAAGTTGCTTTAGATAAGTTTTATTTAAAGGGTGTTTATGGAGAAGCTACAAATTGGCAAGAATTTGGGCAATGGATGCACAAATCGCTTTTAGAAGGTAGAGATGTTATAAATGAAGCTACAAAAATTAAAATTTTAGATTTAGTTAAGGAAGCAAAAAGCCCACTTGAAAAAGCAAAAATTGTATATCAATTTATGCAAAATAAAACACGTTACATTAGTGTACAAGTTGGTATTGGTGGCTGGGAACCTATTGCAGCAAATCAAGTAGATCAAGTTGGTTATGGAGATTGTAAAGGACTTGTAAATTATACCAAAGCATTGCTAGATGTTGTTGAAGTTACTTCTTATTATACTGTTGTTTATGCTGATGAAAAAAGAAATTTAGATAAAGACTTTGCATCAATTCAAGGCAATCATGTAATTTTAAACATTCCAAATGAAGGAAAAGATATTTGGTTAGAATGTACAAGTCAAACAATGCCTTTTGGTTTTTTAGGCGATTTTACTGATGATAGAGATGTTTTGGTAATAACACCTGAAGGTGGAATTATAAAAAGAACAGCTATTTATACAGACGAAACAAACCTTCAAACAACGCTTGGTAAAATTGAACTTACTGAAAAAGGCGATGTGATTGCTTCTTTAAATAGAGTTTCTAAAGGGTTACAATATGATGATAAATCTTACCTGGATACTTTTACAGAAGAAGAGTTGATAAAAAGTTATAAATCCAGAACTTGGAGTTATAATAACAATTTAGAAATAAATGCTCATCGTTTAAAAAATGATAAAGAAAATATTGTTTTTACAGAAGATTTAGAAATTTCTATTGTGAATTATGCTTCAGTAAATGATACTGAATATTTATTTAGAGTAAATATTTTTAATACAGAAAATGAAATACCAAAAAGATATAGAGATAGAGTTTTACCTTTAAAAATAAGCAGTGGTTATAAAGATGTAGATGAATATGAAATTAAATTTCCTGAAAATTATAAATTAAATTATACGCCACAAAATAAGGATTTAGTAACCAAATTCGGTTCGTATAAAATCAGCTTTAAAATTATAGATGAACAAACCATCTCTTATAAAAAAGAAATTATTATTAAAGAAGGTGTTTATCCTAAAGAAGATTATAAAGAATATAGAAGCTTTAGAAGAAGCATCGCAAAATCAGAAAATTTAAGAATTGCACTCACAAAAATTTAA
- a CDS encoding Lrp/AsnC family transcriptional regulator, translating to MLDSIDKKLINLLQNDSKQTTKQLSLQLNLSVTAIYERIRKLENQNVIEKYVAIINKNKIEKSFLVFCHIKLVQHSREYVTTFEREILKLTEVSECFHVSGDYDYILKIYVKNMDEYRNFMVTKLTAIKYIGSTHSIFTIEQVKNTTVINL from the coding sequence ATGTTAGATTCCATTGACAAAAAGCTCATCAATTTATTGCAAAATGATAGCAAGCAAACTACAAAGCAGTTGTCTTTACAACTCAACTTGTCTGTAACTGCTATATATGAACGTATTAGAAAATTAGAGAATCAAAACGTTATTGAAAAGTACGTTGCCATTATCAATAAAAACAAAATTGAAAAATCTTTCTTAGTTTTTTGTCATATAAAATTAGTGCAACATTCTAGAGAATATGTAACTACTTTTGAGCGTGAAATATTAAAATTAACCGAAGTTTCTGAATGTTTTCATGTGAGTGGAGACTATGATTACATTTTAAAGATTTACGTAAAAAATATGGATGAATACAGAAATTTTATGGTTACCAAATTAACTGCCATTAAATATATTGGCAGCACCCATAGTATTTTTACCATTGAACAAGTTAAAAATACAACTGTTATAAATTTATAA
- a CDS encoding tRNA threonylcarbamoyladenosine dehydratase, whose protein sequence is MSWLERTELLVQKEGIEKLQKANILVVGLGGVGSYAAEFIARAGVHKMTLVDGDVFDETNKNRQLPALDSTIGKSKAQILAARLKDINKDIQLTVLEEFLSPERAYEIVSKEFDYVLDCIDSITPKVNLIVAARRKKVKIISSMGAGGKLDASKIKVSDIGKTKNCTMARVLRKRLKERKVDKGVKAVYSEEIQISKSVKVTDGTNFKKSYYGTISYMPAAFGLQAAAHVINFILKK, encoded by the coding sequence ATGAGTTGGTTAGAACGTACAGAATTATTGGTGCAAAAAGAAGGAATTGAAAAATTACAAAAAGCCAATATTTTAGTAGTTGGTTTGGGTGGTGTAGGATCGTATGCAGCAGAATTTATTGCAAGAGCTGGAGTTCATAAAATGACATTAGTAGATGGTGATGTTTTTGATGAAACTAATAAAAATAGACAACTCCCAGCTTTAGATTCTACCATAGGAAAATCGAAAGCGCAAATATTGGCAGCAAGATTAAAAGACATCAACAAAGATATTCAGTTAACGGTTTTAGAAGAATTTTTATCACCAGAAAGAGCTTACGAAATTGTGTCGAAAGAATTCGATTATGTGTTAGATTGTATCGATTCAATTACGCCAAAAGTGAACTTAATTGTGGCTGCAAGAAGAAAAAAGGTAAAAATAATATCATCTATGGGAGCAGGAGGTAAGTTAGATGCTAGCAAAATAAAAGTTTCAGATATTGGAAAAACTAAAAATTGTACAATGGCTAGAGTTTTGCGTAAACGATTAAAAGAACGCAAAGTAGATAAAGGTGTAAAAGCAGTTTATTCTGAAGAAATTCAGATTTCTAAAAGCGTAAAGGTTACAGATGGTACAAATTTTAAGAAATCTTATTATGGTACTATAAGTTATATGCCAGCAGCATTTGGTTTGCAAGCAGCAGCTCATGTTATTAATTTTATTTTAAAAAAGTAG
- a CDS encoding transglutaminase domain-containing protein, with product MKKKIIVLFILIAQIATVCAQNYKFGKVSKEELEEKFHPLDSTADASYLYKYRRSYFNYSDTQGFQLITEIHQRIKIYTKEGFEYATKSINYYNPDSGERESVNSIKGYTFYLKNGKVEKEKLSKDGIFQEKINEYNSRKKITMSKITEGCVLELKYTIVSPYPTSIEDVEFQKSIPIKKLKSQIEFPEYYTFKTIAKGYYSVPMTNTSKGSKIGNTNFRTEIFNFEDENIPALKNNEAYVANINNYRGGVKFELAQTNFISIGGDFKNYSNSWETVSKQIFKSTSFGSELDKSSYYKDDLEKILANNTTDQDKIGAIFEFVKSQVKWNGFYGKYAEKGVRAAYKENTGNVADINLMLTSMLRSAGLEANPVLVSSRGNGVPLFPTLNGFDYVISIVQFPDNSYVLLDATELYSLPNVLPVRALNWDGRIVTKDGTSSWVKLSSTKHAIEDNMMMVKISDDLIVEGLIRTKYENLNALNFRKNYNHIKEEELIKDYEENNNIETEEFKILNQEDIYKDIVRNVKFSSEDLIEQIGNKLYIEPNLFLTKRENPFKLAERKYPVDFATAWRDINRVSIEIPEGYTVEKLPESFAIALPNNLGVFKYQVSQNGNKVKSLSILEFNSAMIPSEYYAYLKDFYSKLVKKQTEKIVLIKS from the coding sequence ATGAAAAAGAAAATTATAGTTTTGTTTATTTTAATTGCACAAATAGCAACTGTTTGTGCTCAAAACTACAAGTTTGGTAAAGTTTCGAAAGAGGAATTAGAAGAAAAATTTCATCCATTAGATTCTACTGCAGATGCGTCTTATTTATATAAATATAGAAGATCTTATTTTAATTATTCAGATACTCAAGGGTTTCAGTTAATTACAGAAATTCATCAAAGAATAAAAATTTATACAAAAGAAGGGTTTGAGTATGCAACAAAATCTATAAACTATTATAATCCAGATTCAGGAGAAAGAGAATCAGTAAATAGTATTAAGGGCTATACTTTTTATTTAAAAAATGGGAAAGTTGAAAAGGAAAAATTATCCAAAGATGGTATTTTTCAAGAAAAAATAAATGAATATAATAGTAGAAAAAAGATTACAATGTCTAAAATTACAGAAGGCTGTGTTTTAGAGTTGAAATATACAATTGTATCTCCTTATCCAACGTCTATTGAAGATGTGGAATTTCAAAAGTCGATACCCATAAAAAAATTAAAAAGTCAAATTGAGTTTCCTGAATACTATACATTTAAAACAATAGCTAAAGGTTATTATAGTGTTCCAATGACAAATACTTCTAAAGGGAGCAAAATTGGAAATACAAACTTTAGAACAGAGATTTTTAATTTTGAGGACGAAAATATACCAGCTTTAAAAAATAATGAGGCTTATGTTGCCAATATTAATAATTATAGAGGAGGTGTTAAGTTTGAGTTAGCACAAACTAACTTTATAAGTATTGGTGGTGACTTTAAAAACTATTCAAATTCTTGGGAAACTGTTAGTAAACAAATTTTTAAATCAACTTCCTTTGGAAGCGAACTTGATAAATCTAGTTATTATAAAGACGATTTAGAAAAGATATTAGCTAATAATACTACAGATCAAGATAAAATTGGTGCTATTTTTGAGTTTGTAAAATCACAAGTAAAATGGAATGGCTTTTACGGAAAATACGCAGAAAAAGGAGTAAGAGCTGCCTATAAAGAAAACACAGGTAATGTTGCCGATATTAATTTAATGCTAACATCTATGTTGCGTTCTGCAGGTTTAGAAGCAAATCCTGTTTTAGTAAGTTCTAGAGGTAATGGAGTTCCACTTTTTCCTACTTTAAATGGCTTTGATTATGTAATTTCTATTGTTCAATTTCCAGATAATTCTTATGTTTTATTAGATGCTACAGAACTATATAGTTTGCCAAATGTTTTGCCAGTAAGAGCATTAAATTGGGATGGAAGAATAGTAACGAAAGATGGCACATCTTCTTGGGTAAAATTATCTTCAACTAAACATGCTATTGAAGACAATATGATGATGGTAAAAATTTCTGATGATTTAATAGTAGAGGGTTTGATAAGAACAAAGTATGAAAACTTAAACGCTTTAAATTTTAGAAAAAATTACAATCATATTAAAGAAGAAGAGCTTATTAAAGATTATGAAGAAAACAATAATATAGAAACTGAAGAGTTTAAAATATTAAACCAAGAAGATATTTATAAAGACATTGTAAGAAACGTAAAGTTTTCTAGTGAAGATTTAATAGAGCAAATTGGCAATAAATTATATATAGAACCTAATTTATTTTTAACAAAACGTGAAAATCCTTTTAAGCTAGCTGAAAGAAAATATCCTGTAGATTTTGCAACAGCTTGGAGAGATATTAATAGAGTTTCTATTGAAATCCCTGAAGGCTATACAGTAGAAAAACTTCCAGAATCATTTGCAATTGCTTTGCCAAATAATTTAGGTGTTTTTAAATATCAAGTTTCTCAAAATGGTAATAAAGTAAAATCACTTTCAATTTTAGAGTTTAATTCAGCGATGATTCCATCTGAATATTATGCCTATTTGAAAGATTTTTATAGCAAATTAGTAAAAAAACAAACAGAAAAAATAGTTTTAATAAAAAGCTAA
- a CDS encoding aminotransferase class I/II-fold pyridoxal phosphate-dependent enzyme yields the protein MKFNPADNIQDLQYFGEFGGVNPSISDSSTYTFLSAKTMFDTFEGNADGCYLYSRHSTPSNLYLGEALAAMEGTETANVTASGMGAITPVLLQICNAGDHIVSSRTIYGGTYAFLKNFTPKLGIETTFVDITKLDLVEAAITKNTKVLYCESVSNPLLEVADIKGLSALAKKHHLKLVVDNTFSPLSISPAKMGADIVCHSLTKFINGSSDTVGGVVCGSQEFINDLRNVNDGACMLLGSTMDSLRAASILKNMRTLHIRMKQHSFNAAFLADKFEADGLKTVYPGLESHPSHQLFKTMMNTEYGFGGMLTIDAGSLDKANELMELMQHKNLGYLAVSLGFYKTLFSVPGSSTSSEIPENEQKEMGLTDGLIRFSIGLDNDIERTYNMMKACMVEVGVL from the coding sequence ATGAAATTCAATCCAGCAGATAACATTCAAGATTTACAATATTTTGGCGAATTTGGAGGTGTAAATCCATCCATTTCAGATTCATCTACCTATACCTTTTTATCAGCAAAAACAATGTTCGATACTTTTGAAGGAAATGCTGATGGTTGTTATTTATATTCACGTCATTCTACACCTAGCAACTTATATTTAGGAGAAGCTTTAGCAGCAATGGAAGGTACAGAAACAGCCAATGTTACAGCATCAGGAATGGGCGCAATTACACCAGTTTTATTACAAATCTGCAATGCTGGAGATCATATTGTTTCTAGCAGAACAATTTATGGAGGTACCTATGCTTTCTTAAAAAACTTTACTCCAAAATTAGGCATCGAAACTACTTTTGTAGATATCACAAAATTAGATTTGGTTGAAGCTGCTATTACAAAAAACACGAAAGTTTTATATTGCGAATCTGTAAGTAATCCACTTTTAGAAGTTGCAGATATTAAAGGGTTGTCAGCGTTAGCTAAAAAACATCATTTAAAATTGGTGGTTGATAATACTTTTTCTCCACTATCAATTTCTCCAGCAAAAATGGGTGCAGATATCGTTTGCCATAGTTTAACAAAATTTATCAATGGTTCTTCAGATACTGTTGGTGGTGTTGTTTGTGGAAGTCAGGAATTTATCAACGATTTACGAAATGTAAATGATGGAGCTTGTATGTTATTAGGTTCAACTATGGATAGTTTACGAGCAGCATCTATTTTAAAAAACATGCGAACTTTGCACATCAGAATGAAACAGCATAGCTTTAATGCTGCTTTTTTAGCTGATAAATTTGAAGCTGATGGATTAAAAACGGTGTATCCAGGTTTGGAAAGTCATCCTTCTCACCAACTTTTTAAAACCATGATGAATACAGAATATGGTTTTGGAGGCATGTTAACGATTGATGCTGGTTCTTTAGATAAAGCAAACGAGTTAATGGAATTAATGCAACATAAGAATTTAGGATATTTAGCAGTGAGTTTAGGGTTTTACAAAACATTATTTTCTGTTCCAGGAAGTTCTACGTCATCAGAAATACCAGAAAATGAGCAAAAAGAAATGGGTTTAACAGATGGTTTAATTCGTTTTTCAATTGGTTTAGATAACGATATTGAAAGAACTTACAACATGATGAAAGCTTGTATGGTTGAGGTTGGAGTTTTATAG
- the rsgA gene encoding ribosome small subunit-dependent GTPase A, with translation MTGIVYKSTGSWYFVKSADGEFHQCRMKGKLRLKGIKSTNPIAVGDKVVFDLEKKGDEETGVIKKILDRDNFIVRKSVNLSKQTHIIAANIDQVFLLITINNPPTFTTFIDRFLVSTRAYRIDTILVFNKIDSYEIEERAEILYLKDIYEAIGYRCVEVSATENKNVSEIKEIMTGKTSMFVGHSGVGKSTLVNAIEPTLNLKTKQISDQHKQGQHTTTFAEMFDLSFDARIIDTPGIKGFGVVDIDKYELGDYFPEFFALKQDCKFNNCIHTKEPNCAVKEALEEERISWSRYKSYLQILSGDEEKEHFRTDVWDEEDNE, from the coding sequence ATGACAGGAATCGTATATAAATCTACAGGAAGCTGGTATTTTGTAAAGTCTGCTGATGGAGAATTTCATCAATGTAGAATGAAAGGAAAACTTAGGCTAAAAGGAATTAAAAGCACCAATCCAATTGCAGTTGGTGATAAAGTTGTGTTCGATTTAGAAAAAAAAGGAGACGAAGAAACTGGCGTCATTAAAAAGATTTTAGATCGAGATAATTTTATTGTTAGAAAATCGGTAAACCTTTCTAAACAAACTCATATTATTGCTGCCAATATCGATCAAGTTTTTTTATTGATTACCATCAATAATCCACCAACTTTTACCACTTTTATAGATCGTTTTTTGGTTTCTACAAGAGCCTATAGAATCGATACTATTTTAGTTTTTAATAAAATTGATTCTTACGAAATTGAAGAAAGAGCAGAAATTTTATATTTAAAAGATATTTACGAGGCTATTGGTTATAGATGTGTAGAAGTTTCTGCAACAGAAAACAAAAACGTTTCTGAAATTAAAGAAATAATGACAGGCAAAACATCGATGTTTGTTGGGCATTCAGGAGTTGGGAAATCTACTTTAGTAAATGCCATTGAACCTACCTTAAATTTAAAAACGAAACAAATTTCAGATCAACATAAACAAGGGCAACATACTACAACCTTTGCAGAAATGTTCGATTTAAGTTTCGATGCCAGAATTATAGACACTCCAGGAATTAAAGGTTTTGGAGTTGTAGATATAGATAAATACGAATTAGGAGATTATTTCCCAGAATTTTTCGCGTTAAAACAAGATTGTAAATTCAACAATTGTATCCATACAAAAGAACCAAATTGCGCTGTAAAAGAAGCTTTGGAAGAAGAGAGAATTTCTTGGTCTCGTTATAAAAGTTACTTGCAAATTTTAAGTGGAGATGAAGAAAAAGAACATTTTAGAACGGATGTTTGGGATGAAGAAGATAATGAATAA
- the dtd gene encoding D-aminoacyl-tRNA deacylase: MKIVIQRVSSSSVTINQKKVAEIKAGLLVLVGIVDEDTQEDIDYLIRKTANLRIFNDENHIMNLSLKDINGDVIVVSQFTLQAATKKGNRPSYIKAAKPAMAIPLYENFVSSLEKEIDKEVQTGEFGADMKVELVNDGPVTIIIDSKNKE, encoded by the coding sequence ATGAAAATTGTAATTCAAAGAGTAAGTTCTTCAAGTGTAACCATCAACCAAAAAAAGGTTGCAGAAATTAAAGCTGGGCTTTTAGTTTTAGTAGGTATTGTTGATGAAGATACTCAAGAAGATATCGATTATTTAATTAGAAAAACGGCAAACTTGCGCATTTTTAATGATGAGAATCATATAATGAATTTATCTTTAAAAGATATTAATGGAGACGTAATTGTGGTTAGTCAGTTTACGTTGCAAGCAGCCACTAAAAAAGGAAACAGGCCAAGTTATATAAAAGCAGCAAAACCAGCAATGGCAATTCCTTTGTATGAAAATTTTGTTTCATCGCTTGAAAAAGAGATCGACAAAGAAGTGCAAACTGGCGAATTTGGTGCAGACATGAAAGTTGAACTTGTAAATGATGGTCCAGTTACAATAATCATCGATTCAAAAAATAAAGAATAA
- a CDS encoding TatD family hydrolase, with protein MTFFDAHTHTISSDENVFSIVNTYPNSANFTNAFSVGMHPWFINKENLYNELLIVEEKLQEKNCFALGECGLDKITKTDFELQKAVFKNQILLSEKHKKPLIIHCVKAFQEIIEIKNMMKPTQIWVLHGFNKNLNVAESLLKNGFIVSFGAAIINNKKLQDVVLNISLENFLLETDDSEVTIQEVYQKIASIKNIEVKELQQKIEQNFKRIFKR; from the coding sequence ATGACTTTTTTTGATGCGCATACACATACAATTTCTTCGGATGAAAATGTATTTTCTATAGTAAATACTTATCCAAACTCTGCTAATTTTACAAATGCTTTTTCAGTTGGGATGCATCCTTGGTTCATCAACAAAGAAAATTTATATAATGAACTTTTAATTGTTGAAGAAAAACTTCAAGAAAAGAACTGCTTTGCTTTGGGCGAATGTGGTTTGGATAAAATTACAAAAACAGATTTCGAACTTCAAAAGGCGGTTTTTAAAAATCAAATACTTTTATCAGAAAAACATAAAAAACCGTTGATTATTCATTGTGTAAAAGCATTTCAGGAAATCATCGAAATTAAAAACATGATGAAACCAACACAAATTTGGGTTTTACATGGATTTAATAAAAATCTAAACGTTGCTGAAAGTTTATTGAAAAACGGTTTTATTGTATCATTTGGAGCAGCAATCATCAACAATAAAAAATTACAAGATGTTGTTTTAAATATTTCTTTAGAGAATTTTTTATTAGAAACAGATGATTCTGAAGTTACAATTCAAGAAGTTTATCAGAAAATAGCAAGTATAAAAAATATTGAAGTTAAAGAGCTTCAACAAAAAATAGAACAAAATTTTAAACGTATTTTTAAAAGATGA